A single genomic interval of Lathyrus oleraceus cultivar Zhongwan6 chromosome 7, CAAS_Psat_ZW6_1.0, whole genome shotgun sequence harbors:
- the LOC127101026 gene encoding probable protein phosphatase 2C 9, whose protein sequence is MDSFCCFSSVSQAVGGRSSSNSGKGKGSQSPVKYGFSLVKGKANHPMEDYHVAKFVHFKGQELGLFAIYDGHLGDSVPSYLQKYLFSNILKEDDFWNDPFMSISKAYESTDQAILSHSPDLGRGGSTAVTAILINNQKLWVANVGDSRAVLSREGVAVQMTTDHEPNTERGSIENRGGFVSNMPGDVARVNGQLAVSRAFGDKNLKTHLRSDPDIQYADVNQDTELLILASDGLWKVMANQEAVDIAKRIKDPQKAAKQLATEALNRDSKDDISCVVVRFKG, encoded by the exons ATGGATAGTTTCTGTTGCTTCAGCTCTGTCAGTCAG GCGGTTGGAGGGCGTTCGTCAAGCAACTCTGGCAAAGGTAAAGGCAGTCAGTCGCCGGTCAAATATGGATTTAGCCTTGTTAAAGGGAAAGCCAACCATCCAATGGAGGACTATCACGTAGCGAAATTTGTCCATTTCAAAGGACAAGAGCTAGGACTATTTGCCATATACGATGGACACCTCGGAGACAGTGTACCGTCATATCTGCAAAAGTATCTCTTTTCTAATATCTTGAAGGAA GATGACTTCTGGAACGATCCATTCATGTCGATTTCTAAAGCTTACGAGTCAACAGATCAGGCGATTCTTTCTCACAGTCCTGATTTGGGGCGAGGAGGATCAACCGCCGTGACTGCAATTCTCATAAATAATCAGAAACTCTGGGTCGCCAATGTTGGAGATTCACGAGCAGTTCTGTCAAGGGAAGGTGTAGCTGTACAGATGACTACCGATCATGAACCTAATACGGAACGTGGCAGTATTGAGAATAGAGGCGGCTTTGTCTCAAACATGCCAG GAGATGTTGCAAGAGTGAATGGGCAGCTTGCGGTTTCTCGAGCATTTGGAGACAAAAACCTCAAAACGCACTTGCGATCTGACCCCGACATTCAGTATGCTGATGTTAACCAAGATACCGAGCTTTTGATTCTCGctagtgatggtctatggaag GTAATGGCGAATCAAGAAGCGGTCGATATCGCGAAAAGAATAAAGGATCCACAAAAGGCAGCTAAACAACTAGCTACCGAGGCATTGAACAGAGACAGTAAGGATGATATTTCCTGCGTTGTAGTTCGTTTCAAGGGATGA